The Montipora capricornis isolate CH-2021 chromosome 1, ASM3666992v2, whole genome shotgun sequence genome contains a region encoding:
- the LOC138054568 gene encoding collagen alpha-6(VI) chain-like — translation MSDTVGSTCRAQVDLGFIIDGSGSIESYGKGNFHRCLQFVQAVVRRFNTDNGQTRIGVVLFSFRPRLIFDFKRYRNKGQILRAISRIRYPRGGTKTGRAMRFAYYRLFRYARPVVRRVAIVMTDGKSYDNVATPGRMFRRKGIKCYAVGIGKRFNRRQLLQITGGARNQVVTSRFRRLGSIVGAIGRGACRGGRPIRPPRSPPPGRACRAQVDLGFIIDGSGSIESYGKGNFHRCLQFVQAVVRRFNTDNGQTRIGVVLFSFRPRLIFDFKRYRNKGQILRAISRIRYPRGGTKTGRAMRFAYYRLFRYARPVVRKVAIVMTDGKSYDNVATPGRMFRRKGIKCYAVGIGKRFNRRQLLQITGGARNQVVTSRFRRLGSIVGAIGRGACRAFEQLGPGNSPFNVAIFLGGRPIRPPRPLPPGRVCRARLDLAFIIDGSGSIEFSGKGNFRRCLNFVRTVVSKLNTNNGETRIAAVLFSSKPRVIFGFTRYRKKAQILNAINRIRYPRGGTKTGWAMRYTYSRVFRQARRRVRKVAIVMTDGRSYDRVAGPGQQFRRKNIICYAVGIGRRFNRRQLVQIAAGNRRRVVTVGFKGLQSIAGTIARGACTGRPPIRPPRPPPPPGKVCRARVDLAFIIDGSGSIEYSGKGNFRRCLNFVRAVVSQFNMRSGQSRFAAVVFSSKPRLIFGFTRYRRKAQILNAINRIRYPRGGTKTGWAMRYTYSRVFRRARRGVRKVCIVMTDGRSYDSVVGPGRFLQRKRIQCYAVGIGRNYNRNQLLQITAGNRRRVVTASFRNLQSVVRTISRGVCGGTAIVTKRWRMVETRLVQPPNLPLLTFC, via the exons ATGTCAGATACAGTTGGTTCAA CTTGCCGTGCACAGGTTGACTTAGGATTCATCATCGATGGCTCAGGAAGCATTGAATCCTATGGCAAAGGAAACTTCCATAGATGCCTTCAATTTGTCCAAGCAGTTGTCAGACGATTCAACACAGACAACGGACAAACTCGAATCGGAGTCGTGCTATTCTCGTTCAGGCCTCGGCTGATTTTCGACTTCAAACGCTATCGTAACAAGGGACAAATCCTACGGGCAATCAGCCGCATACGGTACCCCAGGGGAGGCACGAAGACTGGCAGGGCCATGCGCTTTGCTTATTACCGTTTGTTTAGATACGCTCGCCCTGTTGTTCGCAGG GTTGCCATAGTGATGACAGATGGGAAATCCTACGACAATGTAGCTACACCTGGCCGAATGTTTCGTCGCAAGGGCATCAAATGCTACGCGGTGGGAATCGGTAAGAGGTTTAACAGGAGACAGCTGTTACAGATAACCGGTGGAGCTAGAAATCAAGTGGTGACTTCAAGATTCAGGAGATTGGGATCGATAGTTGGAGCCATTGGCCGCGGAGCCTGTAGAG GAGGCCGACCAATTCGCCCGCCAAGGTCCCCGCCACCTGGAAGGG CTTGCCGTGCACAGGTTGACTTAGGATTCATCATCGATGGCTCAGGAAGCATTGAATCCTATGGCAAAGGAAACTTCCATAGATGCCTTCAATTTGTCCAAGCAGTTGTCAGACGATTCAACACAGACAACGGACAAACTCGAATCGGAGTCGTGCTATTCTCGTTCAGGCCTCGGCTGATTTTCGACTTCAAACGCTATCGTAACAAGGGACAAATCCTACGGGCAATCAGCCGCATACGGTACCCCAGGGGAGGCACGAAGACTGGCAGGGCCATGCGCTTTGCTTATTACCGTTTGTTTAGATACGCTCGCCCTGTTGTTCGCAAG GTTGCCATAGTGATGACAGATGGGAAATCCTACGACAATGTAGCTACACCTGGCCGAATGTTTCGTCGCAAGGGCATCAAATGCTACGCGGTGGGAATCGGTAAGAGGTTTAACAGGAGACAGCTGTTACAGATAACCGGTGGAGCTAGAAATCAAGTGGTGACTTCAAGATTCAGGAGATTGGGATCGATAGTTGGAGCCATTGGCCGCGGAGCCTGTAGAG CCTTTGAACAATTGGGGCCTGGTAATTCACCATTTAACGTTGCTATTTTCTTAGGAGGCCGACCAATTCGCCCGCCAAGGCCCCTGCCACCTGGAAGGG TTTGCCGAGCCCGACTCGACTTAGCGTTCATCATCGATGGCTCAGGAAGCATCGAGTTCTCCGGCAAAGGAAACTTCCGAAGATGCCTCAACTTCGTCCGAACAGTGGTCAGCAAGCTCAACACTAACAATGGTGAAACTCGGATTGCCGCAGTGTTGTTCTCGTCCAAGCCTCGGGTGATATTCGGCTTCACACGCTATCGTAAGAAGGCACAGATTTTGAACGCGATCAACCGCATACGATACCCCAGGGGTGGTACCAAGACGGGCTGGGCCATGCGGTACACGTATTCGCGGGTGTTCAGACAAGCGCGCCGCAGAGTTCGTAAG GTTGCCATAGTAATGACTGATGGTCGATCTTACGACAGAGTGGCTGGCCCTGGACAACAATTTCGTCGGAAAAACATTATCTGTTACGCGGTGGGGATCGGTCGAAGATTCAACAGGAGACAGTTGGTGCAAATCGCGGCGGGAAATCGGCGGAGAGTGGTGACTGTGGGATTCAAGGGCCTGCAATCCATCGCAGGGACTATTGCACGAGGAGCATGCACAG GAAGGCCACCTATACGCCCACCAAGGCCGCCTCCACCGCCGGGAAAAG TCTGTCGAGCGCGGGTCGACTTGGCCTTCATCATCGATGGCTCAGGAAGCATCGAGTATTCCGGCAAAGGAAATTTCCGAAGATGTCTCAACTTCGTCCGAGCGGTTGTGAGCCAGTTTAATATGCGCAGTGGACAAAGTCGATTTGCCGCCGTGGTATTCTCGTCCAAGCCTCGGCTTATCTTCGGCTTTACGCGATATCGAAGAAAGGCGCAGATCCTAAACGCGATCAACCGCATACGGTACCCCAGGGGTGGTACCAAGACCGGCTGGGCGATGAGGTATACGTATTCCCGAGTATTCAGACGAGCGCGCCGTGGAGTTCGCAAG GTTTGTATAGTGATGACTGACGGTCGCTCCTATGACAGTGTAGTCGGTCCAGGCCGATTCCTTCAGCGAAAGAGGATCCAGTGTTATGCCGTAGGAATTGGTCGAAATTACAACCGAAATCAACTGCTGCAAATAACGGCAGGAAATCGGCGTCGAGTGGTGACAGCAAGTTTCAGAAACTTGCAATCTGTTGTTCGAACTATTTCACGCGGAGTTTGTGGAGGTACTGCTATTGTAACTAAAAGATGGAGAATGGTGGAGACTCGTCTCGTTCAACCTCCAAATCTCCCCCTGTTAACGTTCTGTTGA